Proteins co-encoded in one Oreochromis aureus strain Israel breed Guangdong linkage group 3, ZZ_aureus, whole genome shotgun sequence genomic window:
- the LOC120432709 gene encoding uncharacterized protein LOC120432709, with amino-acid sequence MSGGAVSIFFALCVLLDGCCGKLAILGESVELKADVKCDAQEFSLIYRLRDDSPRTVAQLVNAWEKLGESYRERVEQRSMLSLWLTCVNYNYEFTFAGQLVTTIQLEVLIISNNNLSVPEGDTLTLPCYFHTEGDAVESVVWERDGELVLNQSLSSGEVRHGTGFEGRASMRSDWFVLGDLSLTVERVQLEDRGDFFCCVNKGSRQRGEWRERGSPAAMRVTVSERSTNTSSTSAPPTREAETHTTACVTPIIITAVITLLLHKHDLCCDTLSLYFFKGFLYLTACFSFTSFSCSSFDKI; translated from the exons ATGTCGGGTGGTGCAGTCTCCATCttttttgctctctgtgtgcttTTAGATGGCTGCTGTGGAAAACTGGCGATTCTGGGAGAGTCTGTAGAGTTAAAAGCTGATGTGAAGTGTGACGCGCAGGAATTCAGTCTGATCTACCGGCTGAGGGATGACAGTCCTCGGACTGTGGCCCAGCTGGTAAACGCCTGGGAGAAGCTGGGAGAGAGCTACAGAGAGCGGGTGGAGCAAAGATCCATGCTCAGCTTGTGGCTAACCTGTGTGAACTACAACTACGAGTTCACCTTCGCCGGGCAGCTTGTCACCACCATCCAGCTGGAGGTCCTCATCATCTCCAACAACAACCTCTCTGTGCCTGAAGGAGACACGCTCACGCTGCCGTGTTATTTCCACACTGAGGGGGACGCCGTGGAATCTGTTGTGTGGGAAAGAGACGGAGAGCTGGTGCTGAACCAGAGCCTCTCCTCCGGGGAGGTCAGACATGGGACTGGATTTGAGGGCAGAGCGTCTATGAGGTCTGACTGGTTTGTACTGGGAGACCTGTCACTGACGGTGGAGCGAGTCCAGCTGGAGGACCGAGGTGACTTCTTCTGCTGTGTTAATAAAGGCAGCAGACAGAGGGGGGAGTGGAGAGAGAGGGGCAGCCCTGCAGCTATGAgagtgactgtcagtgagagGAGCACCAACACCAGCAGCACCTCTGCTCCC cCCACACGTGAAGCAGAGACACACACGACAGCTTGTGTCACTCCCATCATCATCACAGCCGTCATAACCCTGCTTCTACACAAGCACGACCTCTGCTGTGATACTCTTTCTCTATATTTTTTTAAGGGTTTTTTGTATCTCACTGCTTGTTTTAGCTTCACTTCCTTTTCCTGTAGTTCATTTGATAAGATATAA